CTGAGCGTCTCCTTCGCGCCACCATAGCGCGTGCCCCGGATCGGTGCGGCGCCGAGGTAATCGAGCCCGAGCGCGACACGGATATGGCAGTCGGTTGTCGAAATGCCGTTGGCGGGATCGAACCCCACCCAGCCCAGTCCTTCGATATGGGCTTCCGCCCATGCGTGCCCGGCCTCCTGCTCGACAACACCGTCCGCGCGCCGGAAATGACCGGAGATGTAGCGCGCGGGCACGCCGCTGCTACGGGCGCAGGTGACGAAAATATGCGCGTAATCCTGACAGACGCCGCGCTTGAGTTTGAAGGCATCGGCGGCGGTGGTGCCGGGGTGAGTCGGGTCGGTGTCGAATGTCATCTCGCGATGGAGCCTAAGCAGCAGCGCGTGGCAGAAGTCCAGCGGATCATTGTTTCCCGCGCGCAGTTCGCGTGCAAAGGCGGTGAGCTCTGCGTTGCTTTCGGTAAGCGAGGTGGAGCGCAGGAACAGGCCGGGTGGAAAGCGTTCTTCCGCGCCCTTCAGAATTCCGCCGGTGTCCTGGGTATCCACAGTGCCGCTGACGTCGATGGTAAGCTGCGGCAGCGAGCCATGGGTCAGCACATGGGTGATGTTGCCGA
The nucleotide sequence above comes from [Pseudomonas] carboxydohydrogena. Encoded proteins:
- a CDS encoding transglutaminase family protein codes for the protein MRLRISHSTTYTFDPPVSGLIQVMRLTPSNHDGQYVASWRIDTSAEARLNMHRDAFGNITHVLTHGSLPQLTIDVSGTVDTQDTGGILKGAEERFPPGLFLRSTSLTESNAELTAFARELRAGNNDPLDFCHALLLRLHREMTFDTDPTHPGTTAADAFKLKRGVCQDYAHIFVTCARSSGVPARYISGHFRRADGVVEQEAGHAWAEAHIEGLGWVGFDPANGISTTDCHIRVALGLDYLGAAPIRGTRYGGAKETLSVAIRVDQASRQSQS